A part of Lacerta agilis isolate rLacAgi1 chromosome 7, rLacAgi1.pri, whole genome shotgun sequence genomic DNA contains:
- the CPA6 gene encoding carboxypeptidase A6, with the protein MYHLNKTHSDLVHMFCVGKSYEGRPLFVLKLGKRSRLYKKAVWIDCGIHAREWIGPAFCQWFVKEALQTYKSDSAMRRMLNQLYFYIMPIFNVDGYHFSWTQDRFWRKTRSKNSRFRCHGVDANRNWKVKWCDEGASTHPCDDTYCGPFPESEPEVKAVAHFLRKHRKQMKAYLSFHAYAQMLLYPYSYKYATIPNFSCVESAAFNAVNALQSVYGIRYRYGPASSTLYVSSGSSMDWAYKNGIPYAFAFELRDTGHFGFLLPETLIKPTCTETMLAVKNITMHLLKKCH; encoded by the exons ATGTATCATCTGAACAAAACTCATTCAGATCTTGTCCACATGTTCTGTGTTGGCAAGTCATATGAAGGAAGACCACTTTTTGTGCtaaag CTAGGCAAAAGATCACGCCTTTACAAGAAAGCTGTCTGGATAGACTGTGGAATCCATGCAAGAGAATGGATTGGACCAGCATTTTGCCAGTGGTTTGTGAAAGAA GCTCTCCAGACCTATAAAAGTGACTCAGCCATGAGAAGAATGTTAAATCAACTGTATTTCTACATCATGCCTATTTTTAATGTGGATGGATACCATTTTAGCTGGACCCAG GATCGATTTTGGAGAAAAACAAGATCAAAGAATTCAAGATTCCGTTGCCATGGCGTAGATGCCAATCGTAACTGGAAGGTGAAATGGTGCG ATGAAGGGGCTTCCACCCACCCCTGCGACGACACATACTGTGGTCCTTTCCCTGAATCTGAGCCAGAAGTGAAGGCTGTAGCTCACTTTCTTCGCAAACACCGGAAGCAAATGAAAGCTTACTTGTCCTTTCATGCGTatgcccagatgttgttgtatcCCTACTCTTACAAGTATGCCACTATTCCAAATTTCAGCTGTGTG GAATCTGCTGCTTTTAACGCTGTAAATGCCTTGCAGTCAGTTTATGGGATAAGATACCGATATGGCCCTGCCTCCAGCACTTTGT ATGTGAGTTCTGGCAGTTCTATGGATTGGGCATACAAAAATGGCATCCCATATGCGTTTGCATTTGAGCTGCGTGATACAGGGCATTTTGGATTTCTACTGCCGGAGACCCTAATTAAACCAACGTGCACAGAGACCATGCTGGCTGTTAAAAATATAACCATGCATCTGCTGAAAAAATGTCACTAG